DNA sequence from the Cucumis melo cultivar AY chromosome 6, USDA_Cmelo_AY_1.0, whole genome shotgun sequence genome:
CTTTTGCGGCACGTAATTGTTGCATTGCTAAAACTTTTAGCTATGCAGATTCAGCAACAATCCTAGTGACGAATGGCTCCGCGTCATTAATACTTTTAGCGACGTGGTTTTGCATTTTAGTGACGTTTTTGGTGCACCATTAAAAACGCAATTTCTTGTAGTTACttaattttctctctcaaatCTCAACCCTAATTAGTTATACCTCCAATaactttcatctctctcttcttcgCCTATCGGGTCCTAAAATCTAGTTCTAAGTTCGAATAATAGTGGGTCAACAATAGTGGTGGTCCCCGGTTTGAGTTTGCGAGGAGATTATAAGGAACAGGAAGCTACAAAGATATGAgttttcttttaaccctaatttcatttaattagagTAGTTTTAACATGTTAATAATTTCTAAATAGTTTAGTTGTATTTAGGGTAAAATAGATCTTGTTTTTTCACTGCACATATTTTGTGTTCCATGATTGTAATCCctcaaaatcaatttaatatttattttacacTTCTAAACGTATTTTCTATATTACTAAAATTGAATTtgaatgttatatatatatatatatatatatatatatatatattcttaaagTAAATTTTGACATAAATTTAAGAGTTATAGCAGTTTTGCTTCATAATTATCATTTTTAGAACGCAATAGAGAAGAAACTTTGGACAAAAAAATTGACCatagttaaaaataaaaataaaaaccctaaataaataaataaaaagcttggggtttttttttttctctctctctaagtGCTTGATTAAAAGAACATTGTTGTAAAGAAGAGGGTAGAACCAATCATCACAATAATAATCTACTTTCAATATTcttttagtttaaattatacAAAAGTACCCTTGAATTTTAGAGGAATGTTTAATTATGCAACTTCTAAACTTTTGAAGGGTCCTATTTTTATTGtttgaactttaaaaaataaaaactaatcaCAATGGATAGAAATTGGAACGCATACACATAACATTTTTTACAACATGGTTCACATAAATTAACATGATAAATGAATAATCGAAATGATTTTATTAGCGTCTGTATAGCTATAAATAATATCATATATGCTTCCTTTAAAGTAATCTACTAAGtcgattttaattttttatttggtaTAATTTAACGTTTGTTTTAGTTTACTAAGATGGTTATAATTGATTTGTTAAATTAAGTCCTCATTATTCGGAGAAACTTAAGAGTCTTTTGAACCTATAAGTAAAGTTAAAAAGTCTAAAACTAATACGTCGGAGTTTGTAAATTTGTGTTTTGGATGCATAGTTATAAAATGGAACTTCTCGAAAGATATAAAAGTAGAAAAAGTAGGAGAAAATGTAGTTTCTCGATAAATACGAAAAATATAGATAGAAAAGATCGAAGATAAATATACgtgaaagtaaaaaaaaaataaaaaataaaattactcGATAAATGTGTATTAGTAAAATAGAATTGTTTATAGGAAGTGTCCTTAAATTCATAATAAGAATTTAGTAATGTATATGTTATTTATTTggttttattatattataaatatcaaatagGAAGTTTTTGTTGACGTGGGATAAAATATGCAATTTAAACCATGCTAAGTGAACCCCACTAACGTTACTCTCACACATTCccaaaaacataaaagaaattaaaagaagaaaaaagaggtcATGGGTATAATCTTGTTTGAATTTAGAAGGGCTAAAAGAGGGGGTATGAAAATGGCAACGCACTCTGCCGTCTTGTTTGAAAAATATGTTTGGAAGAGAGCATTCTATTTGTGTTTTTGTTCGAGAAATATTAGACCACTCTATTGACAGCCTGTTGTTGCCTCTTCCCTTTCGGCTATGCCCTTTCTTTAGTTACTTCCCAATCCCCACTCtcttattatataaatattttagattttggaggaaaaagtgcatacttctctctctctctcttctgcTTCCACGTACTACACGTCCTAAacccctccaatttcaagaaAACCAAACTGGTCCAACCAAACCGGGTTTCATATATATCACCAAAACTAGAACTATCTTTTGTCAACTAATTCAGCACGGTTTTGGTTGAGttgtcaaaattaaaatatcgCACAACTAATACCTAACAATGAAATGAGTAACTCCTTcattagatatttttttttatatataaattcttTAATGTAGAATTCTCAACAGAGTTTTACATATATTAAAGATTTTAAATGTCTAGTCTAGTACTTGTAGATCAAAGAATCTAACTTTTTACTCATCAAGTTTTGAAATAtgatttttatttctaaaaaatgaacTTCAGTTAGTGCttcaaatagaaaaaaaacTGGCATCACATATGATTTAGGGTCTACATGTACTATGATGAGCTAAAAATGGATTTTAACTAATGAAATGAAAGTCAGTTTTAGTAGCAGATTTGTAAGTAAATTGACAGATTGGTTTAGCATTTAAGTTGGGTTTCAACTATAATAATTCCTTTGAATCTTCCAATTAAATCCACGAATATTTAGTTAAATAAAGTAGAAAATCAAGACTCCAAAAGGTAAGAGAAGGTTATGGAATACCTTTAAACACTAACCTACCATATATAGACTGACTTATTGTTGACATTATAATGATCTTTTATAATTATTTCCCTTAATTAGATATAATTGATCGTGCCATGTATAGTAAGGAGGCGAACAAGGAGGTGGGGGCTGAGTAGGAAGAAGCATGGGAAGAGAAGAAAATTGAACTTCCCTTAAGAAAATGTGGGTGGGGCCGAGTTGGTCCTtggagaatgcccgttgaagtCAGTCAATGGTAGTTGTCGGTGTTGTTGCTAGCAAGTAGAGTCAATTGGAAACATTCAACGGGTAGAAAATTTGAATTCAGTTGATAATTTTTACTAATTCAATAACTAAATTGAATGACACCAAAACATAAGTGGAAGAGTCAAAGACACTCTAATACATATACTATTGAACAAATATTAAGAGCAAATATCAATTTCTACTTATTCCTAAAACTTTaaagttgtatcaatttaactataaatttataattatatcaatttaaactttgaactttaaaagttgtataaatttaaatcttaaatttctaaatttgtatCTATTTAAATCCTAAACTTTCACAAGTGTATCCAAATAAAacattataaaaaatttaaattgaaatgttcaaaagaagtttgtagtttaaattgacacaataataaaagtttaagttttaaattgatacaatcaTTAATTTGAGAATTAATTTGATACAACATTCAAAgcttaaaattgaaaaaattactAGTTTGGGCTATAAATAAATCCTCCAAAATTTAAgagtataaattaatatttgtagcGTGATACTTGTCGATTAATGCAGGACTAGTAATTTCCATAAATTGTAGGTAGGGAATTTACTCACAGATGAAAAGGGGTCTATACTCTATCCAAAGCCGAAaaccaattatatatttttgtcttcCTGCATGAACAAAGTCTATGAAAGCTGTCTTTTAATTTAATAACGTGTATGGGTGGTAACTCGATACTTTTACCTCTTAGTCGATGATACATATTTTCTATCCATTGAATTATACATTTCTTGGTTTTATTCCATACAGAATTGATGGAGAAATGAGTTTTGGCTGATACACACAAATAGGATACATTATTTATGCTGCAACAACCAAAAAGTATGCTTCCTATcacaaaataatataataataagacaaatatcaatttatatctTCTGAATTCAGAGGTTGTATTGATTTAAATTCTAAcctaataattatatcaatttaaaccttgaACTTTGGATGTTAGTATCAAATTAATCTTCAAACTATAAATAACACGTAAAAAAAGAACATAGTTGTAGTTGAAGCGGGAGAAtttgaagagagaaagaaaaccaTAAACATGAGGAATTTTGCATTTACACTTTAAATAATTTAGGCttttaattaataaagaaagaaaaacactaataattattatatttttaaaaataatgaaaaatgtTTCAATGAGCCTTAGGCGTGGACATGCATCTAGCGCCTACCTGGGAGGGCTTTACAATACACAGATGAAAAgcaattttcaaataaaaatagaaattttcAAACTACTCCCTATAATCAAGCTCGTCCATGGACGATTATGCAAACAGTATAAAAAGAAGAGTTACTCAAagctttctctctctctcatttcaGAACATGTGCACCTTGACTAATATAGAGAGATAAATGTCCAACTCTACCCACCATTCCATATTTCGATTATCAAAAAGGTTGTAAGAGTTGACATCTCATCTAGATTGGTGCCATGAAATTGAACCCATCGTCCTTCTCCTTCagttcttttttaatttttaagaaGTTCCAAGCTCCTTTATGCATAGACAACCCTTTATCTACAATGTGGATTCTCTTGCAAACTGAAGAAGTTAGCACTCAACAACAAATCTTTCATCACCTCTTTTGACGATCCTTTAAGGATTTATCGTATTCACCGACTAAAGAAGTATAATACGCGTAATCTATTATGAGTCCTTTCTCATTTCTGAGTTTAAGCAAATCTTCTGCTTTTCCATTTTTACAGTGCCCTTCCAAAAGAATGTTGTATGTAATGTCATCTGGAGTTACTCCTAAATTAAGCATTGCTTCCAATAGCATATGTGCATTCTTCATCTGTCCTTGCTTGCAAAGTCCATTCATAAGCACATTATAAGTTATGACACCAGGCTTATGGCCGTTGATTTGCATCTCTTTCAGCATCTTAAACCCCGTCTTTACATCGCCTTTCTTGCAATACCCATCAATTACCATAGTATATGTGGCATCATCGGGTTTCATACCGGCTTCCATCATCTCCCTCAAGGTCCTCTCTGCATCCCTCACCCTTCCATCTCTACAGAAACCTGAAATAAGGGCTGTGAATGCTACATTATCCAGCACAACCCCTTCTTCATTCATCCCTTTCCTAATCTCCAAGGCTGATTCTAAATCTCCCTCTTTGCAATAACCATCTATGAGTGTGGTGTAAGAGATCTTATCAGGTTTCATCCCCACCATTCTCATTTCATCAATTAGCTTCCTAGCTTTATTAACATCCCCAACCTTGCAAAGGCCATATAAGAGTGTATTGTACATAACCAAATCTGGTTTCACTCCCATGGTTAACATTTGGTGGTAAGTGTTCATAGCTGAGTCAATTTGTCTCCTCTTACATTGCCCGTCAATCAATGCGGTGAACGTAACGCCGTTTGGTCTCAATCCTCTCTTCTGCATTTCATCAAACAGTTGTTCTGCATTATCTAACCTACCTTCCTTACATAATCTATGAATCAGAACGCTGTAAGTGAAAACATCAGGATATATTCTATTCTCTTCCAtgatcttcttcaacctaaaccCCTCATCTAAATTTCTAGATTTACAGAGCCCATTAATCAAGGTATTGAAACTAACAGTTGTAGGACGCAAACCCCACTTCCTAATTTCATCAAAAATCAACTTGGCATCTCTAGTACTTCCCTCTTTACAGAACTTATTgatcaaaatattgaaatactTCACATTAGGCGGGAACCCAGAATCCAAAATTTCTGAATAAAACGTCCAAATTGTAACAGGGGAGTTCGAATTCATCATTTTATCAAGCAAGTACCCACAACCATGAAACGGGATTTGAAAATTGCTCTTCCTAACCAACCTAAAACACTGAATAGCATCGGAAACGAATCCGGAATCCCAATATGCAATCATCAAAGCATCAAAAACAAAATTCGAACAACGCGTACCTGCAATGTCAAGAATCGCTGCAAAGACGGAAGCCGCCGAGTCCTTGCCTTTGCGGGAGACAAGAAATCGTATAATCGATTGACATTCTTCGAACATTTGATGGGCAGAGAGGAAATTGGCCATAGCGCAGTAGGATTGAGAAGTGTGGCGAAAGGTGGGCATAGAAGAGAGCCAATTGAAGAatgagaagagagagagaggggaaaGAGAGAAAGGATTATGGTTGATGAGGTCGATAAAATGGTGGGGTTTGAAGGAAGGGAGGAGGCGGCGGAGAGAAGAGGCGAGAGGCTTTGTTTGGGCGTTGTTGATGGCTGTGGAGACGGCGGCGAGTAAAGGGTCAGCCACCGCTGCCGGCGGTGGTGGAGAATGCCATGTGGAGTAGCGGAAGGAAGGTTTGGAGAGGGAAATGGAGAGTTTGAAGGAAGAATTGTTGGCCATGGATGTGATTCGATGAGAGCTGTGATTGGAATATTAATTTCATCGGTGTTTAATGATAGTGAATGAAACCGGAAAGTTTTGATCTGCCTTTTATACTTCCATGGTTTCAAATTTCCAACCATATCTCcctccaattttcttttttttttttttttttttttttttttttttttttttttatatttcttactgtttccaaatataataaaaggaacaaaatattgaaattattttaaataacagaAATGGTGcaaaatatttactaaatttCCTATTCATAGATGATAGATACTTACCTTGAAAACTTtgatttttgttcattttattgtatttgaagaaaaaaaaaccatttgaTATGAAGCAAAATGTCAGAGTCTATCTACAttgttttcataaaaaaaatattacatttttctTACTGTTTTAAGTGTTTATAtgacattttaatttttttaaaaaataaataaaaatatttttttttctttttattttcttttttgatccCTTCCAACCTCCTCCTTtcctttcatcttcttctttaatTCATAGTGAAATTAAAATGTTGGTCTTGCTGGGGGAGATTCCGAAAGAAATTTAATTTGATGACCAACTTTGAATTTGTACCATAGCTAAGTACAGTTTGCATATTTCTACGATGTTTTCTCTCGGATGTTAAATGTAGCTTAAACTTTTAAGGGACTGTTTGGCTCTTCGTAAGGGAGTGGAGTGTGCTAACTCACTCCATGTTTAGTCTAATGATTATTATAACCTTAGAATTAGGATTAGTATTATTCTATTCATTCCACTATTTCTTCTCTATAACCCACTCCATGTTCTTCACTATCCTATTTCTCCTATATTACCAATCCTCGTTCCCCCAAATGGtcattatatattttacaaattttaattatgcCACAAGAAAAATAATCTAATGAACTTTGTTAggaaaataaattagaaaaaatctaCTATACAAAAATAACTTAGGAATATGGCTtgttaggaaaaataaattacaaaaattacatttgcaaaaataacgtAATAAAGATTATTTAGGGAAGATAAATTAGGAAAAATATCTTAGGAAAATTTTCTTtgcaaaaatttaagaaaattgtgtTAAACAGTTAATGCTTAAACATAATACGAAAAATCAATTGTGgtaaatttaggaaaaatggTAATTCACAATTTTATCAAAATGAAAGTCAATGCAAGGACTAGGGGTTGTGTTTATACTTCTTCCTTAGTTTAAAATGCAAGTACATAAAGATCCTATGTTTTGTTTCTATTTCAAGGACATAATTCCATTATCaaagtttttagacttagaagtTAAAGTTCTTAGTCTTAATGCTATTCTTATTTTGTTTGTAGATTTCAATGAGGTGAGGAATAACAATCAATTAGACTTTGAGTTTGGAGTTATCTAAGAGTGTTGTGGTGCTTAGAGGAGGGTGTGATGTCTCTGTTTGTTATTATTACATATACTTTTTGTTTTATAATTAAGAACAATGATCATAACTTGTTTTGTAATATGAATAAGAATGGTGTTCCTATGTTGTAAGTATGTAAATGACCAACTATATGTATATGTTCAACGATATATATGCAATTTGTTAGTTATTTGATTGAAAGTTTGGGTTGATTCAAGAAATGTAAATAGTTAAATTGATCATGTTGTATATCATTGTTGGACTTCAAAAGTGGtgcaatataattatataagtattttaaattgaaaaatttttcatttcaagaaaaaaaacctTCACATAAAAAACATATCAAGAATTAAATATTCTTATTCTTGATACTGGATTACTTGATACATAATAAGTATTAAGATTAAATATTCTTGACGGATAATACATGTCAAGAATAAACAAATTCTTGACACGtgaaaactgtcaagaaaaagACCTTTATTTTTGACAAATTACTTAACACATTGAAAAGCATCAAGTAAACAAATACTTGACAGGTAAAAAGCATAGTAAGACTATTTTCATAGTAGTGAGTATTTATTACGGTGTTTGCTAATGGTTTGTTTCTCATTCCAAGAGCTCTCGTAGTTTCCAAGGTTGGGAGCTTTTCTTCTATAAGGATTAATTGTTACGTAAGTAAAGTCTTTAATTTGTTTGGTTTATTTGGTGggtttaatttgttttgttaatttgaTGGCTTTAATTGTTGTAATGTTTATAAGATTTGACCTTAAGCTTAGTTTTGTAGCTATATTT
Encoded proteins:
- the LOC103496868 gene encoding putative pentatricopeptide repeat-containing protein At1g09680 encodes the protein MANNSSFKLSISLSKPSFRYSTWHSPPPPAAVADPLLAAVSTAINNAQTKPLASSLRRLLPSFKPHHFIDLINHNPFSLSPLSLFSFFNWLSSMPTFRHTSQSYCAMANFLSAHQMFEECQSIIRFLVSRKGKDSAASVFAAILDIAGTRCSNFVFDALMIAYWDSGFVSDAIQCFRLVRKSNFQIPFHGCGYLLDKMMNSNSPVTIWTFYSEILDSGFPPNVKYFNILINKFCKEGSTRDAKLIFDEIRKWGLRPTTVSFNTLINGLCKSRNLDEGFRLKKIMEENRIYPDVFTYSVLIHRLCKEGRLDNAEQLFDEMQKRGLRPNGVTFTALIDGQCKRRQIDSAMNTYHQMLTMGVKPDLVMYNTLLYGLCKVGDVNKARKLIDEMRMVGMKPDKISYTTLIDGYCKEGDLESALEIRKGMNEEGVVLDNVAFTALISGFCRDGRVRDAERTLREMMEAGMKPDDATYTMVIDGYCKKGDVKTGFKMLKEMQINGHKPGVITYNVLMNGLCKQGQMKNAHMLLEAMLNLGVTPDDITYNILLEGHCKNGKAEDLLKLRNEKGLIIDYAYYTSLVGEYDKSLKDRQKR